The sequence CCTATGGTAGTATGGAGGTACGAAACGTTCGTACAAAATGTCCCTGAAATGTTCCCATGTACTCGCGGGTGAGGCCATGGTTAAGTTTCTCCTACGTAGCCATTGTTTGGCGTGTCCCTCTAAAGCTAAACAAACAAACTTTACACGCAAATGCCCTTCTATACTATACAAGTCAAAAATGTCCTCTACTTTAGCTATCCAATCTAAAAAAATAGACGGCTCGGCTTCCCCTGTGAAAGTAGGCAAGTTCAACTTTTGTAGTGCAAGGCCTTGGTCCATAGCTTTATCTTCTTGATGCATCTTTGGCGAGGGAAGGTATACATTTACAGTTCTAGCTTCTTGCTTCTTCTTGGAAGAACCATGCTCATGCTCATATGTTTGCTTTCCTTTTGCCTTTGTTTCCGAGTCTAACCGCTTGCTCATGGCATCAAGTTGTTGTTGCATTTGTTG comes from Vigna radiata var. radiata cultivar VC1973A unplaced genomic scaffold, Vradiata_ver6 scaffold_1163, whole genome shotgun sequence and encodes:
- the LOC111241012 gene encoding uncharacterized protein LOC111241012, whose protein sequence is MKAFQQMQQQLDAMSKRLDSETKAKGKQTYEHEHGSSKKKQEARTVNVYLPSPKMHQEDKAMDQGLALQKLNLPTFTGEAEPSIFLDWIAKVEDIFDLYSIEGHLRVKFVCLALEGHAKQWLRRRNLTMASPASTWEHFRDILYERFVPPYYHRDLLIKLQRLTQDRRSVEXYARELE